The Camelus bactrianus isolate YW-2024 breed Bactrian camel chromosome 13, ASM4877302v1, whole genome shotgun sequence nucleotide sequence gaCTCCTGACCTTTCCTGGCCTCCTGGGTCCGCTAAGGAACCGGGAGCCTCAGGCCTCCGGCCGATCGCTCGGGACTGCGGGGCGTCCGGGCGCGGGGCCAaaggcggggcgggggcggaggcGGGGGCTTTTAAGAGGCGCTGCCGGCGGGGACCCGACCCAGAAGCGGGCAGCGCCAGGACTCGCCGCCGCCGCGGGACTCGGACAGCCCCGCAGCGCTCCGGCTCCTCCTCCTCTCGCGACCGCCCTCCGCAGCGATGGACGGAGACGGTGACCCAGGTAGCCGCCGCCACCGGATCCACTCGCTTAGCCCAGGAGGGGAGACCAGGGCAGGCGGGCGAGTGCTACAGAGTGGGAGCATCAGAGAGCGAGGGCGCCCCTCCAGACCTAGAGCGGCAAACTTTCACCCAAGCAAAGCCCTTGAGACAATCTCAAAAGGGCACAGTCCTCTGGTATCTTGGTATGCGGGAGGCCTGGAGAAAtgacaggcagggagggaggactcCTGGATCCCATTTACCCAGGAAACAGCATACCAATAATCCCATGTTCCCGCCTCGCAGCTTCCTGAGGGTCTGTCGGGCTGGGATCTGTGACCCATCTGGGATGGAAGAGGCCATAGCTCTTTTTCTTCCATCAGCTTCTTCCGTTTGCCAACTCTGGCCCGTGAGCTGCCTGAATCCTCATGGATTTCTTGGGATTAcaggcctctccccaccccatcccagccTTGCTCCTGGGATCCCTTGTCTGGAGAGACTGCCGTTCTTTTGTGGCTGGATGCCCAGTGGGGGACCAGGCCCATGGTGAGGGAGAGTAGCCCCCTGAGACTGCCCAGTCATCTTGTCTGGCACcaatcccccacccccagaactgCCTGCTGGGCCTGTAGGGGTTGCCTGCTGAGTCAGGGGGGAACAAGACCTGCCCACGgattcccccaccccttcctcatcAGGCCCATCTGAGAGTGGCCATTACCTGGGGAGGCAATGGTAAATACTGGTGCAGACTCAGGTAGCcaagcccctctcccagccctgaaaATCCTAGCTCCTTCAGCTCCTGCTCCCAATCCATGGCCCCCTTGCCACATCCTATGTAGGGCCCCAGAATGGGCTCCTGCTTCTTCCCAGGGCCCAGCTATTCCCCAGACTCCGGGGCCCAATCCAGGTGAGTGAATCAGCTTCAGAGGCAGCTTCCAGGGGCCAGGTAACTTTCCGAAGGCAACAATGTGGGGAGTTGTGTGTGCTTGAGAGGGGGTTGGGGGGTTGTAATCAGATCTGGGGCCCTGAgtgccaggcctggggccagAAGAGGGGACTGGCCAAGGTGCACCTTTCGGGGGAGCATCAGGTGTCCaccagggccagggcagggcagggggaggggtggaaagGTGAGGACACTGGGCCCAGCTCCCCAGAGAGCTGTGGGCAGTGGGACAGGCAGGTGATGTGGCTTCAGGGCAGGCATTTTCCTCTCTGCCTTCCCACCATTGTGCAGTGTGACTTGGGAGAAGCCAGtaagcctctctgggcctcagttccctccttGCCAAAGTGGAAGGGTAAAGCCCTATATCATAAAGATGTGCTCCACCCCCCACACCACCAAAGGCCAATAATGAAGGGAACCGTGAGAGTAATATGATTCATTAAATACAACTACAGAGGACTCACAGTGTATCCTGGGCTCTGAAGAGGTAAACCCTGATTCCAATCTCAGGAGTCTGACTGGGGAGTGGGGGAAATGGATGTGAGGTGAAGAGCTGGCTGGCCAGGTCCTGGCAACACCCAGACTTGGGTCTAGGCCCTGCCTATTCCTCTCCTGGTGCCTGGCCTGTTTCCACCACCATCTTGGCTTTCCAGGGCCCAGCCCTTAGGAACTCCCCTGCCATCCAAGGTCTGAGAGCAGTGGCCTCCCCCATCACCCAGTGACTCCTCTTGTCCTCActatctctccctcctccagagACACTGGGCATTGGGTATCTGCTTACTCAAGGCTTTGATGGCCCAGGTGCGGCCAGCCAGGATCCAGGAGACAGTCTAGCCCTgacatctgtcctttctcttataaTTTGGAATGCTCTTACCCCCTCCTCAGAGGAGTTGAACATCAGCACTGTCTGAATGGCCTGGCACAGGggttacccccattttatagatgaggaagctgagggccAGGGATAGGAAAAGGAGTGAAGAGACAGTCCTTCCCAAGCAAGTATTACATCTCCctgtttgatttgttttcttgTAACACGCCTCCCTCTGCCATCCTGAGGTCCCTGTTCTCCCTTCCCTTCAAGCCTCAGCTCCCCAAATCCCCTGCCCGAATACTAGCAGTGTGACCTCTGGCAAGTCACTCCACATCTCTCAGCCAGAGCATCTCTATCGGCAAAATCAAAATCATAACTCCTAACTCAACgaattattttctcaaagcaGTGGTGGCCAGGGTGGCTCTGGagacagactgcctgggttcaaatccagcctCCAACCACTCATTTGCTTATGATCCTGGGTtgtttcacctctctgtgcctcagtttcctcatcaatgaAATAGGGACAGTAACAGGGACAACCTTGtttcaacagtaaataaaattaaaatgctgaGAACGGTGCCTAACACTCGCTAAGTACCCAACAAACATTAGCTGCTGACAGTGTGCCAGGCGGGATGCCAGACACTGGGGATGGAGCAGTGAGTTTCCCAGACCTGATTCCTGCTCTCATTCTCTCAGTCTAGTCTCGAGAAAGAAATATGTCTACAAAGCATCACACCCCTGGACAAAAGCTTGGAAAGCTGGAACTCAAGGCTGTGAGATGGCAGGATGTAATAGGGGAAGTCGAGGAGGGCTCCTCTGGGGAGGAGGCTACAGGAGCAGGGATCTGAGAGGGCGGTTGAGAGGGTTATGGGACTTCATGTGTTAATAATATCATCAGTTACTGCTATCGGCTCAGGAATAGAGTTTACTGGCCCTgcaggggaaactgagacctCTAAGGCCGGTCTTCAGACTTGGGGCTGGTCTACGGACCTCGGACCTCGTCCCCTGGGCCTCCTCCACAGGGCCCCAGTCTCTGGTCAGAGAATCTCCGGCCCTAGCTGCGGACTGTTTGAGCGTGGGTCGGGGGCGGATGCCCAACACATCACGGTGGGTGCGTGGCGGGGGGTGAGTTTCAGCCGCTCCCCTGCCCCGCCTGCCCTCAGAGAGCGTGGGCCAGCCGGAGGAGGCAAGCctggaggagcagcaggaggaggcGTGCGCGGAGGAGGCAAGCGGCGGAGAGGAGCGGccggaggaggaagaggaggaggaggcggcgtaCCTGGACGAGCTGCCCGAGCCGCTGCTGCTGCGTGTGCTGGCCGAGCTGCCCGCCGCGGAGCTGGTGCAGGCCTGCCGCCTAGTATGCCTGCGCTGGAAGGAGCTGGTGGACGGCGCCCCCCTGTGGCTGCTCAAGTGCCAGCAGGAGGGGCTGGTGCCCGAGGGTGGCGCGGAGGAGGAGCGCGACCACTGGCAGCAGTTCTACTTCCTGAGCAAGAGGCGGCGCAACCTGCTGCGCAACCCGTGCGGGGAAGGTGAGGGGTCACGCCCTGTTACCCTGGCCTGGGGAGCTCAGCTTCCCCTTCTGTACAGTGGGCCGGAACAAGGCCAGCCTGCTTTGAGGGGTGAATGAGATAAAGCGCTCGGCGCAGTGCCCGGCACAGAGAGCCCCAATGCGTACGGTAGTATTGTCTTCCCGTCCTGCTCCTGGGGGTCTCTTTCCCAGGTCCTTCCACCCTCAGGGAGCTGGGGCGCGACAGGTCTCACGGAGGACCCTCCTAGGACAGGGAGAGGATCCGGGGACAAATAGGAAGTGCTCACCATTCACTCCCACCACTATCTGCCCACCGCGACACCATTCAAGGACCACGtttgccctctcctcccctccccctacgaTAGGGGCAACAGCCAGCGCTGCCACAACCTTGCAGAGACTGGGTGACCAGCGTAGGGCTGTCGTGTTCCCACAGAGGACTTGGAGGGCTGGTGCGATGTGGAGCACGGTGGAGACGGCTGGAGGGTGGAGGAGCTGCCCGGAGACTGTGGGGTGGAATTCATTCACGATGAGAGCGTCAAGAAATACTTCGCCTCCTCCTTTGAGTAAGGAGAAGGGGGATGGAATGGAAGGGGGGAGGGAGACCTCCACTGTCCACTCCGTCCTAACCCCCAATACCCTAGGTGGTGTCGCAAAGCTCAGGTCATTGACCTGCAGGCAGAGGGCTATtgggaggagctgctggacaccACTCAGCCGGCCATCGTGGTGAAGGACTGGTGAGCTGCCCAGGGGGAATGGGTACGGGGTTGGGGAGCAAACTGGAGATGGCTGCTCTGCTTCAGGGACCAATGCCTCGCAACTCCAGTGGATGTGGCCACGTGGGCCACGGGTTTTCAGAAGGTAGAAATCCACCTCCTCTTCTGAGTTTTAAAGGTTGGcaaggttgttttgttttgtttttttaatatccatCTTCAGTCCAAATAAAAAGTGTCTCTGCGGGTTAGCTTTGGTCCCAAAGTTGGGTCTGGCTCACTTGGGGTTTAGTCCTTGGATTTGGACCTTGGGCGAGTCACTTTTTCTCTCCGGtctcggtttccttatctgtaaaatgggaacactgGTAGTACCAGCCGGCAGGGTTAACTTCTGTCGAGGGCCTGTCCCATAGTACCCCCTTTGCATGGCCGAGGCCTACCCCAGGCTCTTGCTTCCTCCTTCGGGGCAGGTATTCGGGCCGCAGCGATGCCGGCTGCCTGTACGAGCTCACGGTGAAGCTGCTGTCGGAGCACGAGGACGTGCTGGCTGAGTTCAACAGCGGGCAGGTGGCAGTGCCGCGAGACAGCGAGGACGGCGGCTGGATCGAAGTGAGCTTGGGGCGAAGGGGCtgtggggcggggcctgggcgaAAGGGGCGGGGCTCGTGGAAACCCCGCCTACGGCTGGACCGGCTGAGAGGCGTGGTGGAAGAGACTCAGCGCTGAGAAATCGAGCCTGAGCCTCCCGCGCCTTCCCTAtccaccgccccctcccccagatcTCCCACACCTTCACCGACTATGGGCCTGGCGTCCGCTTCGTCCGCTTCGAGCACGGAGGACAGGACTGCGTCTACTGGAAGGGCTGGTTCGGGGCCCGGGTGACCAACAGCAGCGTGTGGGTGGAGCCCTGAGTGACCCCTCCTCTAGCCTCCCCCAGCTGCCCTGGAGGGGCAGAGCCCCGGGGGTGCATATATAGGCCTTGGTAGCATCCTCACCTTCCCGACCCCACGCACTTCTCTTCTGTCCCAAACTCCAAGCCCACCCCCCACGAAAGGGAGACAGGGTTTGTTGGCGCATATTTGCATCTAGAAGATAAGATGGGTGAGGGCCTGGGCTGAGCCCACCGCTGAATCCCCCgaacctagcacagtgcctgccacaaagcgggtgctcaataaatattatttgtccaaggaaggaatgaatgaacaaacggACGAATGAACTCTCCTCCCTTTGAATTTGTCTCTGTCTCCTGAGGGCCCCTTGCCCAGCCTGGAAAAATACTTGGTGGGGCTCCAGCTGCTCTGGTTTCCCCAGGCCCTTGGGCCGGTGTGGAGCCAGCCAGGCCTGGGCCGGCCGGACAAAGGCTGGAATTGTGAGACCAAGGAGCGGGGAGCTGGGCCTGGCGCCTGCCTGACACCCAAGCTGACCAGAGGCCAgaacggggtgtgtgtgtggggctgCCCTCCTGGCCTCTCTTGAtttcccctccccattcttttcTGAAGGTAGGGTGGTGGGCAGCACCATCTCTAGGGTAGGAATTCTCCTGGGTGCAGGGATGGATGCCAGTGGCTCGAGGGTACAGAAAGGATCAGCTTGGTGTCCCTCTGCAGCTCATGCCGACTTCATGCTGTCCTCCTCGGCCTGGTATTGGATCGTACAGGAGTCATTAGCATCTGGTCTCATTGGTTAGTTTCCAAGCCCCACCCAGAGACTGACCCCTGGCACTGGTTtgaagggaaggggggagggaagggtgtGGTGCCAGGTTCTGGGCCAAGCACTCCGTTTCTGGCCTCCCCAAAAGCTCCCAAACCCAGCCCTCCCCAGGACTCTCAACAGCTGGTCCTGGGGGTGGTCGAGGGTCTTGAAACATCTGTTCCCTCCAAAAGGCTAACCAATAAAATCTCCGTGCCCCTCTAGCTTTCCTTTGATTCTAAGCACCGATGCCACCTGCTGGACAGGTGGGAGGGACTGCAGGGCTTAAGCTGGGGCCTGCCTGCATTTgttcattgtttcattcactcactcactcattcactcatgaTTCTGGAAGTTCCAACCCCAGGTCAGGCCTAGGGCAGGGTCCTGAGGTTACAGGGGTTAAGTTAAACAGTccttgtcccagaaagagtcACTGGCCTGGCCACACTGAAAAGATAGGGCATCTTGGGAAGGATCTATCCAATGTCATGGGGACCCCCAGTCTAATGGTGGAGGCATGGTCCCTGCTCAGGGAAGACAAATTGCTGAGGACTCCCAGTCTGAAGTTAGGGACACAGCTTCTGTCCTCTGAGCACCCTCAGTCCTTTCTAGGGGATTTCACAGTCCAGTGGGAAAGGCATCCACACCTACCTGTGTTGCCAATCAGACCAGGGAAGTGATGCCTTGCCTGGCCCAGTTTGATGAGGAGCCATGAAGGAAGAGGGGCACCCCCAGGAGTACCCAGGCTCAAGGAAGGGAGTAATACACGAGGCGATGCTTTGGGGTGAAGGACGAGGATGGGCATGAGAGGATCCAGAGCCCACGCTGGGGCTGTGGGAAGAGGCTGGTCAGAGAGATGCAGTGGGTGTGAGAGGCAGGAGTCCAGTGGCGGGTGTCCTGCCCAGTAAGGACTGCAAGACTCTACCCTCCACAAAGACTAGCTGTCAGGGCAGGAATATGGAGGGGCATGAAAGGTGCTGCGGGTGAGGGGAGCTCCCTCCGTGGGGCATTCGGAAGAGGCCTGTAAGGAGTCTGGAACTCTGGGCTGGAGACATAGAAGTTGCAGTGTCTGTAGCCAGCAGCCAAAGCCAAGGCCCTGGTGAGAGCTGGGAACACGTGTGGAGTGAGGCAAGAGAAGGCCCAGGGAAACCTCGGCTTCTGGGGCCGTGATGGGGGAGACAGAAcagccgggggcggggggagtgggCAGGAGGGTGTAAGCTCAGCAAGGCCACCTCCGGCCAACTCCGTTCTCAGAGGGAGTAGCCGGGAGGCCAGAGGCCAGATGGTCTCCCCAGGGCACCGGGCCCACAGAGGGGGCCTGAGGGGCTCAGACAACAGGGCGATCCAGACTGTCCCTGAGTGTCACCGGAGGGATATTTGGATACACTGGTGGTGTTTAGCTTGGGAAGACAGGACCGCTTCTCGTGGGTTACCCAAGGGCTGCTGTTGTGGGGAAGGGGGCCTGCAAACTCACTGGCACAGAGTATGACCTGTCACACTGCCTCTGTAACCCAGCTGGATGTGGGGAAGGGGGCAAGGGCATGGTACCCATTTCTAGATGTGAAGAGACTGAGGATGAGAGACTTTCCTGGCATATGATACACAGAGTTACTGGAGAAGCACAAGTTCTGATCCAGGTACCCCTGGATCCAAAGAGTGTGCTCTAAACCCTTCAGTTTCACTGTCCCCTACTCCAGATGGCCGGCCCGGCGGCAGGCCCAGAAACTTTACCATCGGAGGAGGCAGGTATCAGCTTCCTTCAAAGAAACACCTACACATTGTCCAGCAGGGGGCGCCTCGGGATCCTGAGAAGTGTGGAAGCCCGAGATGGCAGACAGGTTGGCCACAGGCTCACAGGCACTGGAACATGGCTAAGGAGAGAGAGGCCTGCGCATCCCCCAAGATCCTTTCTAATCAGTCGATatttttgagtacctactgtCTGCCAGGCAGCGACAAAACAGACAAGGACTCTGTACTCCTGGAATATGCATTCtagatggagaaacagaaacacaggCAGCTGAATAAATAATTACCAACATGATAGTTCACTTAATACACATGCCCGGCACTACTCCAAGAGCTTTATATATATTGATTCATCATAATAACCTTATGAAGTGggaactattattatttccatttttacagatgagaaagctgaagcacagagaggttaagtgacttgcctgaggcacacagctagtaagtggtgaaaCTGGAATTCTACCCAGCCCCTTAGCCACTTGATCCATGTAGTATAGTAAACAAAGTAGAGAGTGAAGGTGGTAGTGCTATTTT carries:
- the FBXO2 gene encoding F-box only protein 2, which produces MDGDGDPESVGQPEEASLEEQQEEACAEEASGGEERPEEEEEEEAAYLDELPEPLLLRVLAELPAAELVQACRLVCLRWKELVDGAPLWLLKCQQEGLVPEGGAEEERDHWQQFYFLSKRRRNLLRNPCGEEDLEGWCDVEHGGDGWRVEELPGDCGVEFIHDESVKKYFASSFEWCRKAQVIDLQAEGYWEELLDTTQPAIVVKDWYSGRSDAGCLYELTVKLLSEHEDVLAEFNSGQVAVPRDSEDGGWIEISHTFTDYGPGVRFVRFEHGGQDCVYWKGWFGARVTNSSVWVEP